From one Verrucomicrobiia bacterium genomic stretch:
- the tsaD gene encoding tRNA (adenosine(37)-N6)-threonylcarbamoyltransferase complex transferase subunit TsaD — MLILAIETSCDETSAAVVGDDVILATVVSSQIKLHEEYGGVVPELATREHLRNLTPVVNEALAKAGVKAEELTAIGATQGPGLPNALMIGFRAAEAMAWSLGLPLIGVNHHEAHLYSPWIAAEGRPPNGGGIEDDHDGKGGHPSPRPSPLRGAREMDALVDGGALGLSRARFDLFQPNVSLIVSGGHTMLVDVRGELDHRVLGGTVDDAAGECFDKVAKLIGLPYPGGPQLDRLAAKGNPLAFVFPRPMIHETHDDFSFSGLKTSVRYFLRDNPSVIASEAGIADICASVQAAIVEVLVAKTIRATKRLKYRCVTASGGVTCNSGLRVKLTEECAKRGFTLRLAERQLCTDNAGMVGVLAARKLAKGQGFTEYDADILPADALG, encoded by the coding sequence ATGTTGATTTTAGCGATAGAGACTTCCTGTGATGAGACGAGTGCGGCGGTGGTGGGGGATGATGTCATCCTGGCCACGGTGGTGTCATCGCAGATCAAGTTGCATGAGGAGTATGGTGGGGTGGTGCCGGAACTGGCGACGCGGGAGCATCTGCGGAATCTGACGCCAGTGGTGAATGAGGCGTTGGCGAAGGCGGGGGTTAAGGCGGAAGAGTTGACGGCGATCGGGGCGACGCAGGGGCCGGGGTTGCCGAATGCGTTGATGATCGGGTTTCGGGCAGCGGAGGCGATGGCGTGGTCGTTAGGGTTGCCGTTGATCGGGGTGAATCATCATGAGGCGCATCTGTATTCGCCGTGGATTGCGGCCGAAGGTCGGCCTCCCAATGGGGGGGGAATCGAGGACGATCACGATGGGAAGGGGGGGCACCCCTCACCCCGGCCCTCTCCTCTCCGAGGGGCGAGGGAGATGGATGCTTTAGTGGATGGTGGCGCCTTAGGACTATCGAGGGCTCGTTTTGATCTGTTTCAGCCTAATGTGTCTTTGATCGTCAGTGGGGGGCATACGATGTTGGTGGATGTGCGGGGGGAGCTGGATCATCGGGTCTTGGGCGGGACGGTGGATGATGCGGCGGGGGAGTGTTTCGACAAGGTGGCGAAGTTGATCGGGTTGCCGTATCCGGGCGGGCCGCAGTTGGACCGGCTGGCGGCGAAGGGGAATCCGCTGGCATTCGTTTTTCCGCGTCCGATGATCCATGAGACGCATGATGATTTCAGTTTCAGTGGTTTGAAGACTTCGGTCCGGTATTTCTTGCGGGATAATCCGAGTGTCATCGCTTCGGAGGCTGGTATCGCGGATATTTGTGCGAGTGTGCAGGCGGCGATCGTGGAGGTGCTGGTGGCCAAGACCATCCGGGCGACGAAGCGGTTGAAATATCGTTGTGTGACGGCTTCTGGCGGGGTGACTTGCAACAGCGGATTGCGGGTGAAGCTGACGGAGGAGTGTGCGAAGCGGGGGTTCACACTCAGGCTGGCGGAAAGGCAGTTGTGCACGGATAACGCAGGGATGGTGGGTGTTTTGGCGGCGCGGAAGCTGGCTAAAGGGCAGGGATTTACGGAGTATGATGCGGATATTTTGCCGGCGGATGCGTTGGGGTGA
- a CDS encoding DUF1592 domain-containing protein — MKLSRKIVALTLVGTFSGVAAAAGVLDLLKKKEPVQYAAATTTAKAASAPGKTISYEKDVKPILEEFCYDCHSDGTKKGGVALDEHADLATLMKDRKFWNSVAVNTEQRLMPPEKKAQPTQEQRDIISAWVKKEVFKADPKNPDPGRVTIRRLNRVEYNNTIRDLVGVDFDPADDFPADDTGYGFDNIGDVLSLSPIMLEKYMKAAQNILDKAIVVGLPKPPSTRYGATRLAGGTPHGEGRILVSNGEMFFNHKFPADGEYYLYVKAYGQQGGPQPVKMAVRYLGKDLKQIDVREVEDNPGTFEVKFAAKAGDGRVAVAFLNDYYLAPPAKDKGKRRPIDTNLIVNHVDVAGPINTTNPVYPDTHNQIFTKKPKGTDDRVAVGRELVEAFATRAFRRPVTGGEMDRLMTIFNLAEKNKEPFEMSVKLTLQAVLVSPHFLFRGEIQPEPDNPQKAHPINEYALASRLSYFLWSSMPDRELFDYARRGELRRNLAFQVQRMLRDNKSKALVENFAGQWLMLRNLDIVSPDPKTYPDWDDSLKGLMRKETEMFFEYIMREDRPLLDFLTADYTFVNEKLADHYNLGGVVGDKFQKVSLAGTQRSGVLTHGSILTITSNPTRTSPVKRGLWVLENLLATPPPPAPPDVPALEDNKEAASGSLRVRLEKHRADAGCASCHARMDPLGFGLENFDGIGGWREKDEGFKIDPAGKLVSGEAFAGPNELNKILASQKREEFLHCMAEKMLIYSLGRGLEWYDKPTLEQISTEVKVGNMKFSALIMAVVKSVPFQLRRGDGER; from the coding sequence ATGAAGTTGAGCAGAAAAATCGTGGCGTTAACGCTGGTCGGCACCTTTTCCGGGGTGGCGGCTGCGGCGGGTGTTTTGGATCTGTTGAAAAAGAAGGAGCCGGTGCAATACGCGGCTGCCACGACGACGGCCAAGGCGGCTTCAGCTCCGGGCAAAACTATTTCTTACGAGAAGGACGTCAAGCCCATCCTTGAGGAGTTTTGCTATGATTGCCATTCTGACGGGACAAAGAAGGGCGGGGTGGCACTGGATGAGCATGCGGATCTGGCCACCTTGATGAAGGACCGGAAGTTCTGGAACAGTGTGGCGGTGAACACCGAGCAGCGCCTGATGCCGCCGGAGAAGAAAGCCCAGCCGACCCAGGAGCAACGGGACATCATCTCAGCATGGGTGAAAAAAGAGGTGTTCAAAGCGGACCCGAAAAACCCTGATCCGGGCCGGGTGACGATCCGCCGTCTGAACCGCGTGGAGTATAACAACACGATCCGTGATCTGGTGGGAGTGGATTTTGATCCGGCGGATGATTTTCCGGCGGATGATACGGGCTACGGTTTCGATAATATCGGTGACGTGCTCTCGCTCTCGCCCATCATGCTGGAGAAGTACATGAAGGCGGCACAGAACATCTTGGACAAGGCCATCGTGGTGGGACTGCCGAAACCGCCGAGCACGCGCTATGGAGCGACGCGGTTGGCCGGCGGTACACCGCACGGGGAAGGGCGCATCCTGGTCTCCAACGGGGAGATGTTTTTCAATCACAAGTTTCCTGCGGATGGCGAGTATTACCTCTATGTGAAGGCTTACGGGCAGCAGGGCGGCCCGCAACCGGTGAAGATGGCGGTGCGGTACCTGGGGAAAGATTTGAAGCAGATCGATGTACGGGAAGTGGAGGACAATCCGGGCACGTTTGAAGTCAAGTTCGCCGCCAAGGCGGGTGATGGGCGCGTGGCAGTGGCGTTTCTGAATGATTACTATCTGGCCCCTCCGGCCAAGGACAAGGGTAAGAGGCGGCCGATCGATACGAATCTGATCGTCAATCATGTGGATGTGGCGGGGCCGATCAATACGACGAATCCGGTTTATCCGGACACGCACAACCAGATCTTCACGAAGAAGCCGAAGGGCACGGATGATCGTGTGGCAGTCGGTCGTGAACTGGTGGAGGCGTTTGCGACGCGGGCATTCCGTCGTCCGGTGACGGGCGGGGAGATGGACCGTTTGATGACGATCTTCAACCTGGCTGAGAAGAACAAGGAACCGTTCGAGATGTCGGTGAAATTGACGTTGCAGGCGGTGCTGGTGTCGCCGCACTTCCTGTTCCGTGGGGAGATCCAGCCGGAACCGGATAATCCGCAGAAGGCGCATCCGATCAATGAGTATGCGCTGGCTTCGCGCCTGTCGTATTTCCTGTGGAGCAGCATGCCGGACCGGGAGCTGTTCGATTATGCGCGGCGCGGGGAATTGCGGAGGAACCTGGCTTTCCAAGTGCAGCGCATGTTACGTGATAATAAGTCCAAGGCGCTGGTGGAGAACTTCGCGGGGCAATGGCTGATGTTGCGTAATCTGGACATTGTTTCGCCGGACCCGAAGACTTATCCGGACTGGGATGACAGCTTGAAGGGGTTGATGCGGAAGGAGACGGAGATGTTCTTCGAGTATATCATGCGCGAAGACCGGCCGTTGCTGGACTTCCTGACGGCGGATTACACGTTCGTGAACGAGAAGCTGGCGGACCATTACAATCTGGGCGGTGTGGTGGGTGACAAGTTCCAGAAGGTGTCGCTGGCGGGCACACAACGGTCCGGTGTGTTGACGCATGGCAGCATATTGACGATCACGTCGAATCCGACGCGCACCTCGCCGGTGAAGCGCGGTCTGTGGGTGCTGGAGAATCTATTGGCCACGCCGCCGCCGCCAGCTCCACCGGATGTGCCGGCGCTGGAGGATAACAAAGAAGCGGCCTCAGGCAGCTTGCGTGTGCGGTTGGAGAAGCATCGCGCGGATGCGGGTTGCGCTTCGTGCCATGCGCGCATGGACCCCTTGGGCTTTGGCTTGGAGAACTTTGACGGCATCGGCGGGTGGCGGGAGAAGGATGAGGGTTTCAAGATCGATCCTGCGGGCAAGCTGGTGAGCGGTGAGGCATTTGCCGGGCCGAATGAGTTGAACAAGATTTTGGCGAGCCAGAAGCGGGAGGAGTTCCTGCACTGCATGGCGGAGAAGATGTTGATCTATTCCTTGGGCCGCGGTCTGGAATGGTATGACAAGCCGACGCTCGAGCAGATCTCCACTGAAGTGAAGGTGGGGAATATGAAGTTCTCCGCGTTGATCATGGCGGTGGTGAAGAGTGTGCCGTTCCAGTTGCGCCGTGGGGATGGGGAGAGATAA
- a CDS encoding DUF1552 domain-containing protein, whose product MNKSWQIPRRTFLKGLGTMLALPSLEAMVSPVANAAEAVAGAAAGALPRRMAFVYIPNGVIGENWFPQGTGANYLLSPTLAPLKNVKDDVLIVSGLKHDKAKANGDGAGDHARANATFLTGVQARKTAGADIRVGTSVDQIAAMKIGRQTRFPSLELSCDKARQAGSCDSGYSCAYQYNLSWKTETMPMAPENDPRRVFERLFGGGSANENAQAQALRKQYDKSILDFVMEDAKRLQAQLGTNDKRKVDEYLAGVRELELQIEASEKFNAKELDYKKPTGIPKEKSNHFKLMYDLMTLAFKTDTTRISTFLMAHDGSNSPFPEIGIPDGHHNLSHHQNDKTMIEKLKRIDHFHMQNFAYFIQKLKDTKEADGTPLLDNCMVVLGSGIGDGNRHTHHDLPVVIAGKGGGTIKTGRHLKLPEQVPMTNLYLSMLDRMGVTGIPRLGDSTGRFQYLG is encoded by the coding sequence ATGAACAAATCGTGGCAAATCCCGCGTCGTACCTTTCTAAAGGGTTTGGGCACCATGCTGGCGCTTCCTTCGCTCGAGGCGATGGTATCGCCAGTGGCAAACGCAGCTGAAGCCGTTGCTGGCGCAGCGGCGGGTGCGTTGCCACGACGTATGGCGTTCGTCTATATCCCGAACGGTGTGATCGGGGAGAACTGGTTCCCGCAGGGGACGGGGGCCAATTATCTGCTTTCGCCGACACTTGCACCGTTGAAGAATGTGAAGGATGACGTGCTGATCGTATCCGGTCTGAAGCATGACAAGGCCAAGGCGAATGGTGATGGCGCGGGCGATCATGCGCGGGCGAATGCGACGTTCCTCACAGGTGTGCAGGCGCGCAAGACGGCCGGTGCGGATATCCGCGTGGGTACGTCCGTGGACCAGATAGCGGCGATGAAGATCGGTCGCCAGACACGTTTCCCTTCGCTGGAGCTGAGCTGCGACAAGGCGCGTCAGGCCGGTTCGTGCGATTCCGGTTACAGTTGCGCGTATCAGTACAATCTTTCCTGGAAGACGGAGACGATGCCGATGGCACCGGAGAACGATCCGCGCCGCGTGTTCGAGCGTCTTTTCGGCGGCGGTTCGGCGAATGAGAACGCGCAGGCGCAGGCTCTCCGCAAGCAGTATGACAAGAGCATCCTGGATTTCGTGATGGAGGATGCCAAACGCCTGCAAGCGCAACTGGGCACGAACGACAAGCGCAAGGTGGACGAGTATCTGGCGGGTGTGCGCGAACTGGAATTGCAGATCGAGGCGTCTGAGAAATTCAACGCGAAGGAACTGGATTACAAGAAACCGACGGGCATCCCGAAGGAGAAGTCCAATCACTTCAAGCTGATGTATGACCTGATGACGCTGGCGTTCAAGACGGATACGACGCGCATCTCGACGTTCCTGATGGCGCATGACGGCAGCAACAGCCCGTTCCCGGAGATCGGCATCCCGGACGGTCATCACAATCTCTCCCATCATCAGAACGACAAGACGATGATCGAGAAGCTGAAACGGATCGATCATTTCCACATGCAGAATTTCGCCTACTTCATCCAGAAGCTGAAGGACACGAAGGAGGCGGACGGCACGCCGTTGCTGGACAACTGCATGGTGGTGCTGGGCAGCGGCATCGGCGATGGCAACCGCCATACACATCATGATCTGCCGGTGGTCATCGCGGGCAAGGGCGGCGGGACGATCAAGACGGGCCGCCACCTGAAACTGCCGGAGCAGGTGCCGATGACGAACCTGTATCTCTCCATGCTGGATCGCATGGGGGTGACGGGCATCCCGCGCCTGGGTGATAGCACGGGGCGGTTCCAGTATCTGGGCTAA
- the ycaC gene encoding isochorismate family cysteine hydrolase YcaC has product MSNFKYNRLDKNNVAVLLVDHQTGLTNLVHDFSPDDFKNNVLALADAAKYFKLPTILTTSFEDGPNGPLVPELKELFPDAPYIARPGNINAWDNPDFVKAVKATGKKQLLIAGIVTEVCVAFPALSALEEGYEVFVVTDASGTFNQTTRDAAWFRMQAAGAQLMTWFGVACELHRDWRNDIEGLGALFSNHLPSYRCLIYSYLSQQKKQ; this is encoded by the coding sequence ATGAGTAACTTCAAATACAACCGCCTCGATAAAAACAATGTCGCCGTCCTGCTCGTGGATCATCAGACCGGCCTCACCAACCTCGTCCATGATTTCTCGCCGGATGATTTCAAGAACAACGTCCTCGCGCTGGCCGATGCTGCCAAATACTTCAAGCTCCCCACCATCCTCACCACCAGCTTTGAAGACGGCCCCAACGGCCCCCTCGTCCCTGAACTCAAGGAACTCTTTCCCGATGCCCCCTACATCGCCCGCCCCGGCAACATCAATGCCTGGGACAACCCCGATTTCGTGAAGGCCGTCAAAGCCACCGGCAAAAAACAACTCCTCATCGCGGGCATCGTCACCGAGGTCTGCGTCGCCTTCCCCGCCCTTTCCGCCTTGGAAGAAGGCTATGAAGTTTTCGTCGTGACCGACGCCTCCGGCACCTTCAACCAGACCACCCGCGATGCCGCCTGGTTCCGCATGCAGGCCGCCGGTGCCCAGTTGATGACTTGGTTCGGCGTAGCCTGCGAACTCCACCGCGACTGGCGCAACGACATCGAAGGCCTCGGTGCCCTGTTCTCCAATCACCTGCCCAGCTACCGCTGCCTCATCTACAGCTACCTCTCCCAGCAAAAGAAGCAGTGA
- a CDS encoding LysR substrate-binding domain-containing protein gives MELRHLRYFVAVAREENITLAAARLHVSQPALSRQIRDLECELGVELFVHGAKAIRLTEAGRIFLNEANAVLQRAEDAIAVAKSVANGSKGVIQVGYAPSLMVEILPLTLRRFQQTNPGVRVQLHDLSTQGMLEGLKEGRLHAALMIRTEVKARRGIQFEELGRLAICVAAHPEHPLARRRRIGPAQVAQERLVAYTAADYPEYHAWLADLFAPLKMRPVISEEHDSSTSLIASVEAGHGVALVQQGFECLTGPRLKVRPISPAPAPFVIGIAYCEEVAKGAVMKFVEVAREVGGSLVSGKGF, from the coding sequence ATGGAACTGCGGCATTTGCGTTATTTCGTGGCGGTGGCCCGGGAGGAGAACATCACACTGGCAGCGGCCCGGCTGCATGTCTCCCAACCAGCATTGAGCCGCCAGATACGCGATCTGGAGTGTGAACTGGGTGTCGAGCTGTTCGTGCATGGGGCCAAGGCGATCCGGCTCACGGAGGCGGGGCGGATCTTTCTGAATGAGGCGAATGCCGTGCTGCAAAGGGCGGAGGACGCGATCGCAGTGGCGAAGTCCGTGGCCAACGGTAGCAAGGGCGTGATCCAGGTGGGCTATGCGCCCTCGCTGATGGTCGAGATATTGCCGCTGACGTTGCGCCGGTTCCAGCAGACGAACCCCGGAGTGCGGGTGCAGTTGCACGATCTCTCCACGCAGGGGATGCTGGAGGGGCTGAAGGAGGGGCGGTTGCACGCGGCGCTAATGATCCGGACGGAAGTGAAAGCGCGGCGGGGTATCCAATTTGAAGAGCTAGGGCGACTGGCGATCTGCGTGGCGGCGCATCCCGAGCATCCATTGGCGCGGCGGCGGCGAATCGGTCCGGCACAGGTGGCGCAGGAGCGGTTGGTGGCGTACACGGCGGCAGATTATCCGGAGTATCATGCGTGGCTGGCGGACTTGTTCGCGCCTTTGAAGATGCGGCCGGTCATCAGCGAGGAGCATGACAGTTCGACGAGTTTGATCGCCTCGGTGGAGGCGGGTCATGGAGTGGCGCTGGTGCAGCAGGGGTTCGAGTGTTTGACGGGACCGCGACTCAAGGTGCGGCCGATCAGCCCGGCGCCGGCACCGTTTGTGATCGGAATCGCTTATTGCGAGGAGGTGGCGAAGGGAGCGGTGATGAAGTTTGTGGAGGTGGCGAGGGAGGTGGGTGGGAGTTTGGTCAGCGGGAAGGGGTTTTAG
- a CDS encoding pyridoxal phosphate-dependent aminotransferase: MNYHISKRAASLSPSLTLAIDSKAKAMKAAGEDVVGFGAGEPDFDTPQHIKDACSKALADGFTKYTPSSGIPELRQAIADKFQRENGLTYKPSQVIVSCGGKHSCYNVILATCEEGDEVIIPAPYWLSYPEMAKLAGATPVIISTSDKTEFKVTPAQLRAAITPRTRLFILTTPSNPTGSVYTPEEVKALGDICVEKGVLIMSDEIYEHLLYDGAVHKSVASFSQAHYDHTIVVHGFAKAWSMTGWRLGFLAAPEPIAKAIDAIQSHSTSNPTSFAQKGGVAALTGPQDHLPKWLAEYAKRRTYAWQKLNSIPGISCVNSKGAFYLFPNISKVGLKSADFCARLLEQEKVAAVPGIAFGADDYLRISYATSLANIEKGLDRLEKFVKGLNK, encoded by the coding sequence ATGAACTATCATATCTCGAAGCGTGCCGCGTCCCTGTCGCCATCTTTGACCTTGGCCATTGATTCCAAGGCCAAGGCCATGAAGGCTGCCGGTGAAGACGTCGTCGGTTTCGGCGCCGGTGAACCCGACTTTGACACCCCGCAACACATCAAGGACGCCTGCTCCAAGGCCCTTGCTGATGGCTTCACCAAGTACACCCCCAGCAGCGGCATCCCCGAGCTCCGCCAGGCCATCGCCGACAAGTTCCAGCGCGAGAACGGCCTCACCTACAAGCCCTCACAAGTCATCGTGAGTTGCGGCGGCAAACACTCCTGCTACAACGTCATTCTGGCCACCTGCGAAGAGGGAGATGAAGTCATCATCCCCGCCCCCTACTGGCTCAGCTATCCCGAGATGGCTAAGCTCGCCGGCGCGACCCCCGTCATCATCAGCACGTCCGACAAGACCGAGTTCAAGGTGACGCCCGCGCAACTCCGCGCCGCCATCACCCCGCGCACCCGCCTCTTCATCCTCACCACCCCGAGCAACCCCACCGGCAGCGTTTACACGCCGGAAGAGGTGAAAGCCCTCGGTGACATCTGCGTGGAAAAAGGCGTCCTCATCATGAGCGATGAAATCTACGAGCATCTCCTCTACGATGGAGCCGTGCACAAGTCCGTCGCCAGCTTCTCGCAGGCCCACTACGACCACACCATTGTCGTCCACGGCTTCGCTAAGGCTTGGTCCATGACCGGTTGGCGCTTGGGCTTCCTCGCCGCTCCGGAACCGATCGCCAAGGCCATCGATGCCATCCAGAGCCACAGCACCAGCAACCCGACCTCCTTCGCCCAAAAAGGCGGCGTGGCCGCGCTCACCGGACCGCAAGATCACTTGCCCAAGTGGCTCGCCGAATACGCGAAGCGCCGCACCTACGCCTGGCAGAAGCTCAACAGCATCCCTGGAATTTCTTGCGTGAACTCCAAGGGCGCGTTCTACCTCTTCCCGAACATCTCCAAGGTCGGCCTCAAATCCGCCGACTTCTGCGCCCGTTTGCTCGAACAGGAAAAAGTCGCCGCCGTCCCCGGCATCGCCTTCGGCGCCGACGACTACCTCCGCATCAGCTACGCCACCAGCCTCGCCAACATCGAGAAGGGCTTGGACCGCTTGGAGAAATTCGTCAAAGGCCTGAACAAGTAA
- a CDS encoding ATP-binding protein, which translates to MGNSEKDSTLQPAAATDAAALAHSLSLLQATLEATTDAIIVTNEKGIVTWFNENALKLWGVTREMFVTENRAELRKLAASMVKHPIPFLERIEEIYTVWPPETFDIIEFNDGRVVERYSKWQLVNGEKVGRVWSFHDITNRAVEATRRKQAVAHLNLALAAGELGDWSWSTHTDEVVFGARGLEIFGLKPGTTISWTKLRDYLHVDDRERARIAVERALATHSAYRIEYRVRRPSGENCWVAANGQGVYAADGSITGMIGIVQDITERKNVEEALREEYAITEQLNSVARALATELDISKIVQLITDAGTKVTRAQFGAFFYNVLDDKGGSYMLYALSGVPREAFSKFPMPRATGLFGPTFRGEGVIRRDDVRQDLRFGHNAPHHGMPAGHLPVVSYLAVPVISRSGTVLGGLFFGHSEAGVFTERDEKIIVGIAAQTAAAMDTATAYQAEQQARAAAEQANHAKDHFLAALSHELRTPLTPVLALLSDLCTNASSLPKKITRDLETMRRNVELESRLIDDLLDLTRISQGKLELHLTPVPLGEVIEDAIKTCLPELKARDLNLVRDITEPERMILVDGARITQILWNLLKNSIKFTPAGGSITIRTRIHESAELPQLTIEVEDTGKGIESSHLQRLFKAFEQGDRQITRQFGGLGLGLAISRAIAESHLGTLTANSLGPGLGSTFTLSLPLQNADKSAFETNPVALKPSVLSPPSATVSQPWRILLVEDHTDTAVSLHTLLTRRGYSVEVAKDVTTALQHVNKQEFDILVSDLGLPDGTGYELMSQLAVRCPSLRGIALSGYGMDEDIRKCFVAGFSEHLVKPVKISQLEEALNRLTGRMG; encoded by the coding sequence TTGGGAAACTCTGAGAAAGACTCGACTCTCCAACCGGCTGCCGCAACTGATGCTGCCGCCTTGGCTCATTCTCTTTCTCTCCTGCAGGCCACCCTCGAAGCAACTACGGATGCCATCATCGTCACCAACGAGAAAGGCATCGTAACCTGGTTCAACGAAAACGCCCTGAAACTCTGGGGCGTGACCCGGGAAATGTTCGTCACTGAAAACCGTGCTGAACTGCGCAAGCTCGCCGCCAGCATGGTGAAGCATCCCATCCCTTTTCTCGAACGCATCGAGGAGATTTACACCGTCTGGCCTCCGGAGACATTTGACATCATCGAGTTCAATGACGGCCGCGTGGTAGAACGCTACTCGAAATGGCAACTCGTGAACGGCGAAAAAGTCGGCCGCGTCTGGAGCTTTCACGACATCACCAATCGTGCCGTAGAAGCCACCCGCCGCAAACAGGCTGTAGCGCATCTGAACCTCGCCCTGGCCGCCGGTGAACTGGGTGATTGGTCCTGGAGCACCCACACAGACGAAGTCGTCTTCGGCGCTCGTGGTCTGGAGATTTTCGGTCTCAAGCCAGGCACTACCATTTCTTGGACCAAGCTCCGCGATTACCTCCACGTCGACGATCGCGAACGCGCCCGAATCGCTGTGGAACGCGCGCTGGCCACGCACTCCGCCTATCGCATCGAGTACCGCGTGCGTCGCCCTTCCGGCGAGAATTGCTGGGTCGCCGCCAATGGCCAGGGTGTTTATGCCGCTGATGGTTCCATCACCGGCATGATCGGCATCGTGCAGGACATCACCGAGCGCAAGAACGTCGAGGAAGCCTTGCGCGAGGAATACGCCATCACCGAGCAGCTTAACAGCGTCGCCCGCGCCCTCGCCACCGAGCTCGACATCAGCAAGATCGTCCAGCTCATCACCGATGCCGGCACCAAGGTCACACGTGCGCAATTCGGTGCCTTCTTCTACAATGTGCTCGATGACAAAGGCGGCTCCTACATGCTCTACGCCCTGTCTGGCGTTCCTCGCGAAGCCTTTTCCAAATTCCCGATGCCACGCGCCACCGGCTTGTTCGGTCCTACCTTTCGCGGCGAGGGAGTGATCCGTCGTGACGATGTGCGGCAAGACCTGCGCTTCGGCCATAACGCCCCGCATCACGGCATGCCCGCTGGCCATCTGCCCGTGGTCAGCTACCTTGCCGTGCCTGTCATCTCGCGCTCTGGAACTGTCTTGGGCGGATTGTTTTTCGGTCACTCAGAGGCAGGTGTCTTCACTGAACGCGATGAAAAGATCATCGTCGGCATCGCCGCCCAAACCGCTGCCGCGATGGATACCGCCACCGCTTACCAAGCCGAGCAACAAGCCCGCGCTGCTGCGGAACAGGCCAACCACGCGAAAGACCATTTCCTCGCCGCGCTCAGTCACGAACTGCGCACTCCGCTGACGCCCGTTCTCGCCCTGCTCTCCGATCTCTGCACAAACGCCTCTTCGCTCCCGAAGAAGATCACGCGCGATCTCGAGACCATGCGTCGCAACGTCGAACTGGAATCCCGCCTCATCGATGACCTGCTCGACCTCACACGCATCAGCCAGGGCAAGCTCGAGCTTCATCTCACGCCCGTTCCATTGGGCGAAGTAATCGAAGACGCCATCAAGACCTGCCTGCCCGAACTCAAGGCGCGCGATCTCAACCTAGTCCGCGACATCACCGAGCCTGAGCGGATGATCCTCGTCGATGGCGCCCGCATCACGCAGATCCTTTGGAACTTGCTGAAGAACTCCATCAAGTTCACCCCTGCTGGCGGGTCCATCACCATCCGCACGCGCATCCATGAATCTGCCGAACTCCCGCAACTGACCATCGAGGTGGAAGACACCGGCAAGGGCATCGAATCCTCCCATTTGCAACGTCTCTTCAAAGCCTTCGAACAAGGCGATCGCCAGATTACCCGCCAGTTCGGCGGCCTTGGCCTCGGTCTTGCCATCAGCCGTGCCATTGCGGAATCACATCTTGGCACCCTCACTGCCAACAGTCTGGGACCGGGCTTGGGCAGCACCTTCACCCTGTCACTGCCACTGCAAAACGCCGATAAATCTGCGTTCGAAACCAACCCCGTTGCACTGAAGCCTTCTGTCCTCTCGCCGCCCTCGGCCACTGTCAGCCAGCCGTGGCGCATCCTGCTCGTCGAAGATCACACGGATACGGCCGTCTCCCTCCATACCTTGCTCACTCGCCGTGGTTACAGTGTGGAAGTTGCGAAGGATGTCACCACTGCTCTCCAGCACGTCAACAAGCAGGAGTTCGATATCCTCGTCAGCGACCTCGGCCTGCCCGATGGCACCGGCTACGAACTCATGTCGCAACTCGCCGTTCGCTGTCCCTCCCTCCGCGGCATCGCCCTGAGCGGCTACGGCATGGATGAAGACATCCGTAAATGTTTCGTGGCCGGTTTTAGTGAACATCTGGTGAAGCCGGTGAAGATTTCCCAGCTCGAAGAAGCCCTCAATCGCCTCACCGGCCGGATGGGTTGA